One genomic segment of Pseudomonadota bacterium includes these proteins:
- a CDS encoding gluconate 2-dehydrogenase subunit 3 family protein, translated as MDRRTTIKWMFAAAAAMPSLKTFGYTPAKLALDVAPNLPGYGTDPDLVKEWKPGGPWPLTLSAPARALVAALCDLIIPADDVSPAASSVGVVDFIDEWISAPYPEQRADRQIVLPGLVWIDAEADKRFGKQFAELNDAQRSAIADDICQPAHAAPQFQTAANFFATFRDLTAGGFYTTPVGMKDIGYTGNVPLERFDGPPLEALKKAGLA; from the coding sequence ATGGACCGTCGCACCACCATCAAGTGGATGTTCGCCGCCGCGGCCGCGATGCCTTCGCTGAAGACGTTCGGTTACACGCCCGCGAAACTCGCGCTCGACGTCGCGCCGAACCTGCCCGGCTACGGCACGGATCCCGATCTCGTCAAGGAATGGAAACCCGGCGGTCCGTGGCCGCTGACGCTCAGCGCGCCGGCGCGCGCGCTGGTGGCCGCGTTGTGCGATCTCATCATTCCCGCGGACGATGTCTCGCCCGCGGCCTCGTCGGTCGGTGTCGTCGATTTCATCGACGAATGGATCAGCGCGCCGTATCCGGAGCAACGCGCCGATCGCCAGATCGTGTTGCCAGGTCTCGTGTGGATCGACGCGGAAGCCGACAAACGTTTCGGCAAGCAATTCGCGGAGCTGAACGACGCGCAACGCAGCGCGATCGCCGATGACATCTGCCAGCCGGCGCACGCGGCTCCGCAGTTTCAGACCGCGGCCAATTTCTTTGCCACCTTCCGCGATCTGACGGCGGGCGGCTTCTACACGACGCCAGTCGGCATGAAGGACATCGGTTATACGGGGAACGTGCCGTTGGAAAGATTTGATGGCCCGCCGCTGGAAGCACTGAAGAAAGCAGGGCTGGCCTGA
- a CDS encoding GMC family oxidoreductase, which translates to MAFISAADADKNSYDVIVVGSGAAGGQTAYTLTMDGAKVLMLEAGRNYQPATETPMLQANGEAPLRGAGTPEKPFGFWDATVDGGWQVPGEPYSSASDDPARQFVWWRARMLGGRTNHWGRISLRNGQYDFKPHSRDGLGFDWPMDYADLAPYYDKVEMLIGVYGANDGLENTPNSSPGVLLPPPKPRVSDLLTRQRAAKLNIPVIPGHRAVLTQRLDHVRLPKLLHPGNAKAQKILAADMQKRAACFFATPCGRGCSIRANYQSTTVHLPPALDTGNLDIVTDAMVRAVTKRPDGRAEGVIFIDRKTGAEHRVKARVVVLAASALESVRIMLNSGVANSSGKVGKYIMDTVGAGIGGQIPLLEDMPLHNEDGVDGFHLYTPWWLYKEQLAGKLGFARGYHIEFGGGRSMPSMGTAAGMEWLNGGTYGRKFKEEARRYFGSFMYFSGRGEMIPNDDCYAELHPTQKDKFGIPTLNFHWKWSKHEIGQAAHMQTTFAEIIDAMGGRMPSPPQPGEKAIKQGGIIIHEVGGAMMGNDPAKSVTNSFGQSWDMKNLFITDGATLCSNADKNPTLTIMALAWRASEHMLGLMKKKEL; encoded by the coding sequence ATGGCTTTCATCAGCGCGGCCGACGCAGACAAGAATTCATATGACGTAATCGTGGTCGGTTCCGGTGCCGCGGGCGGCCAGACCGCCTACACCCTGACCATGGACGGCGCCAAAGTGCTGATGCTGGAGGCCGGGCGCAACTACCAGCCCGCCACCGAAACTCCCATGCTTCAGGCCAACGGCGAAGCGCCGTTGCGTGGCGCGGGGACGCCCGAGAAGCCGTTCGGCTTCTGGGATGCGACCGTCGACGGTGGTTGGCAGGTGCCCGGTGAGCCCTATTCCAGCGCATCGGACGACCCGGCGCGGCAATTCGTGTGGTGGCGCGCGCGCATGCTCGGCGGCCGCACCAATCACTGGGGCCGCATTTCCCTGCGCAACGGCCAGTACGACTTCAAGCCGCACTCGCGCGATGGGCTTGGATTCGACTGGCCGATGGACTACGCGGATCTCGCCCCGTACTACGACAAGGTCGAGATGCTGATCGGCGTGTACGGCGCGAACGATGGACTGGAGAACACGCCAAATTCCAGCCCTGGCGTCCTGCTGCCGCCGCCGAAGCCGCGCGTCAGCGACTTGCTCACCAGGCAACGCGCCGCGAAGCTCAACATCCCCGTGATTCCCGGCCATCGCGCGGTGCTCACGCAACGGCTCGATCACGTGCGTCTGCCGAAGCTGCTGCATCCCGGCAATGCCAAAGCGCAGAAGATCCTCGCCGCCGACATGCAGAAACGCGCGGCGTGTTTCTTCGCCACGCCCTGCGGCCGCGGCTGCTCGATCCGGGCTAACTACCAATCGACGACGGTGCACCTGCCGCCGGCGCTGGACACCGGCAACCTCGACATCGTCACCGATGCCATGGTGCGCGCGGTGACGAAACGCCCGGATGGCCGCGCCGAAGGCGTCATCTTCATCGACCGCAAGACCGGCGCGGAACATCGCGTGAAGGCGCGCGTGGTGGTGCTCGCGGCGAGTGCGCTCGAGTCGGTGCGCATCATGCTCAACTCGGGCGTCGCGAATTCGAGCGGCAAGGTCGGCAAATACATCATGGATACCGTGGGCGCCGGCATCGGCGGCCAGATTCCGTTGCTCGAGGACATGCCGCTGCACAACGAAGACGGCGTCGACGGTTTCCACTTGTACACGCCGTGGTGGCTGTACAAGGAACAGCTCGCGGGGAAACTCGGCTTCGCGCGCGGATATCACATCGAGTTCGGCGGCGGCCGGTCGATGCCCAGCATGGGTACGGCCGCGGGAATGGAATGGCTCAACGGGGGCACGTACGGCCGCAAGTTCAAGGAAGAGGCGCGGCGTTACTTCGGCTCGTTCATGTATTTCTCGGGACGCGGCGAGATGATCCCGAACGACGACTGCTACGCGGAGCTGCATCCCACGCAGAAGGACAAGTTCGGCATCCCGACGCTCAACTTCCACTGGAAGTGGTCGAAGCACGAGATCGGCCAGGCCGCGCACATGCAGACCACCTTCGCGGAAATCATCGACGCGATGGGCGGCCGCATGCCAAGCCCGCCGCAGCCCGGTGAAAAAGCCATCAAGCAGGGCGGCATCATCATTCATGAAGTCGGCGGCGCGATGATGGGCAACGACCCCGCCAAATCCGTCACCAACAGCTTCGGTCAGAGCTGGGACATGAAGAACCTGTTCATCACCGACGGCGCGACGCTGTGTTCGAACGCGGACAAGAACCCGACGCTCACCATCATGGCGCTCGCCTGGCGCGCGTCCGAACACATGCTGGGTCTCATGAAGAAGAAGGAGCTGTAA
- a CDS encoding ABC transporter substrate-binding protein — MSAHLLGRRQLLQGAAAAALPLSMFGCSSDKAAKRAPLVVGGLPVTCNLTLPVSCSAKIAINKANPGGPQFEYEYSKYSGWPEIKESLMANRIQAGYMLAPLVMDLADKKIPVKIVSLGHRSGAVIMVREDSTYQHFTELAGKRIAIPSRFAVDFLFLRKMLARENMSPKDIEIVEMPPPDMPAALYAKAVDAYCTGEPFGAAAQRAGYARVLKMTRDEWRNYICCCLTVREELIAENRPLVQDLVNTIQGAGEWLDQKQDNRNKAVAIAAGKGFFNQDPNILKFVMENPTDRVTYGDLRMIREEFEDLMRLSMEAGTIKHAIPYETYIDDSFVKAAKSATIPL; from the coding sequence TTGAGCGCGCATCTCCTCGGACGACGTCAGTTACTGCAAGGCGCAGCCGCCGCGGCGTTGCCTTTGTCGATGTTCGGCTGCTCGAGCGACAAGGCAGCCAAACGCGCACCGCTCGTGGTGGGAGGACTGCCGGTTACCTGCAACCTCACGCTGCCGGTTTCCTGCTCCGCCAAGATCGCCATCAACAAGGCCAACCCGGGCGGACCGCAGTTCGAATACGAGTACAGCAAGTACAGCGGCTGGCCCGAGATCAAGGAATCGCTGATGGCGAACCGCATCCAGGCGGGCTACATGCTGGCGCCGCTGGTGATGGACCTCGCCGACAAGAAGATCCCGGTGAAGATCGTGTCGCTGGGTCATCGCTCGGGCGCCGTGATCATGGTGCGCGAGGATTCGACCTACCAGCACTTCACGGAGCTGGCGGGCAAACGCATCGCGATCCCGAGCCGCTTTGCCGTCGATTTCCTGTTCCTGCGCAAAATGCTGGCGCGCGAGAACATGTCGCCGAAGGACATCGAGATCGTCGAGATGCCGCCGCCCGACATGCCGGCGGCGTTGTATGCGAAGGCCGTCGATGCGTATTGCACGGGCGAGCCGTTCGGTGCGGCCGCGCAGCGTGCCGGATATGCGCGCGTGCTGAAAATGACTCGCGACGAGTGGCGCAACTACATCTGCTGTTGCCTCACGGTGCGCGAGGAATTGATCGCGGAGAATCGCCCGCTGGTGCAGGACCTGGTGAACACCATCCAGGGCGCCGGCGAGTGGCTCGATCAGAAGCAGGACAACCGCAACAAGGCCGTGGCCATCGCGGCGGGCAAGGGGTTCTTCAACCAGGATCCCAACATCCTGAAGTTCGTGATGGAGAATCCCACCGATCGCGTGACCTACGGCGACCTGCGCATGATCCGCGAAGAGTTCGAGGACCTCATGAGGCTGTCGATGGAAGCCGGCACCATCAAGCACGCCATTCCGTACGAAACCTACATCGACGACAGCTTCGTGAAGGCGGCCAAGTCCGCCACGATTCCGCTGTGA
- a CDS encoding SCO family protein yields the protein MKRLIISGLLFGIACAAAAEPTRLAAPPANLFKAGTLSPVMPAPELTLPGSDGKPVTLARFRGKVVLVAFGFSNCGEVCPITLATLAGARKKLGTAGADVQVVYVTVDPERDDAAQMKKFLGSFDPTFVGGVGTRAQIDAAEKSWGISSVKNMNADGSYTIGHSSSIYLIDRKGGLRAVMPYGHPSDDFVNDLKILLSE from the coding sequence GTGAAGCGGCTCATCATCAGCGGATTGTTGTTTGGTATCGCCTGCGCCGCCGCGGCCGAACCGACACGGCTGGCCGCACCGCCCGCGAATCTCTTCAAGGCCGGCACGCTGAGCCCGGTGATGCCCGCCCCGGAGCTCACGCTGCCCGGCTCCGACGGCAAACCGGTCACGCTGGCGCGGTTTCGCGGCAAGGTCGTGCTGGTGGCCTTCGGGTTCAGCAATTGCGGCGAGGTCTGCCCAATCACGCTGGCCACGCTCGCCGGCGCGCGCAAGAAACTCGGCACGGCTGGCGCGGACGTGCAGGTGGTCTACGTCACGGTCGATCCGGAACGCGACGATGCGGCGCAGATGAAGAAATTCCTCGGCAGCTTCGATCCGACATTCGTCGGCGGCGTGGGCACACGGGCACAGATCGACGCCGCCGAGAAGAGCTGGGGAATCAGCTCGGTCAAGAACATGAATGCCGACGGCAGCTACACCATCGGCCACTCTTCATCCATCTACCTGATCGACCGGAAAGGCGGCCTGCGCGCCGTCATGCCCTACGGCCATCCGTCCGACGATTTCGTGAATGACCTCAAGATCCTGCTGAGTGAATGA
- a CDS encoding ABC transporter permease codes for MKGPKQALPSIVVIAAVVGIWWAAVWVTKSAIFPTPWGVVTGTLELAEDGTLWEHIGASLMRVGAGFGIAVAFAIPLGLWMGWVRGAFVTLNPLFQILRPISPIAWIPIAILWFGVGNASPIYLIFIASVFPMIVQTTAGVHTIEKRYLRAAENFGVSRKKLFLQVVIPATLPDIIVGMRIGLGVAWLVVVAAEMIALRSGLGYLIIDSRNAGNRYDLVIAGMIIIGLIGLMLDGIMRLLESMKIVRWRYAH; via the coding sequence ATGAAGGGGCCAAAGCAGGCGCTGCCGTCGATCGTCGTGATCGCGGCCGTGGTGGGCATCTGGTGGGCCGCCGTCTGGGTTACCAAAAGCGCGATTTTCCCGACGCCCTGGGGCGTCGTGACCGGCACACTGGAGCTCGCGGAAGACGGCACCTTGTGGGAACACATCGGCGCTTCACTGATGCGCGTGGGCGCGGGCTTCGGCATCGCGGTGGCCTTCGCGATTCCGCTCGGCCTGTGGATGGGTTGGGTGCGCGGCGCATTCGTCACGCTGAACCCGCTGTTCCAGATCCTGCGGCCGATCTCGCCGATCGCGTGGATCCCGATCGCGATCCTGTGGTTCGGCGTGGGCAACGCCTCGCCTATCTACCTCATCTTCATCGCCTCGGTGTTTCCGATGATCGTGCAGACCACCGCCGGCGTGCACACCATCGAGAAACGTTACCTGCGCGCGGCCGAGAACTTCGGCGTGTCGCGCAAGAAGCTTTTCCTGCAGGTGGTGATCCCGGCGACGCTGCCGGACATCATCGTCGGCATGCGTATCGGCCTCGGCGTCGCCTGGCTGGTGGTGGTGGCCGCCGAAATGATCGCGCTGCGCTCGGGCCTGGGCTACCTGATCATTGACTCGCGCAACGCCGGCAACCGCTACGACCTGGTGATCGCCGGCATGATCATCATCGGCCTGATCGGGCTCATGCTCGACGGCATCATGAGGCTGCTCGAAAGCATGAAGATCGTGCGGTGGCGTTATGCCCACTAA
- a CDS encoding ABC transporter ATP-binding protein, whose translation MPTNNKIRIQNVHKGFDADKGRLEVIDDLNIDVRDGEFVAIVGPSGCGKTTLMNIMAGFLAPDSGAVLVDGKPRLKPNPKGVLITQQGSVFPWLTVKQNLLFGLPEEMPNRDALADEYAALVGLKGFENNYPHELSGGMLKRAEIARALVVKPEILYMDEPFSALDALMSLRMQNELLRILAKEKHTVMLITHDVEEAIHVADRILVLSPRPARIQASFDVPFAHPRKLSSPQAQALRVAILKELGVEETV comes from the coding sequence ATGCCCACTAACAACAAGATCCGGATCCAGAACGTCCACAAGGGCTTCGATGCCGACAAGGGCCGGCTCGAGGTCATCGACGATCTCAACATCGACGTGCGCGACGGCGAGTTCGTCGCCATCGTGGGCCCGTCGGGCTGCGGCAAGACGACGTTGATGAACATCATGGCGGGCTTCCTCGCGCCGGATTCGGGTGCGGTGCTGGTCGACGGCAAGCCGCGTCTGAAGCCGAACCCGAAGGGTGTGCTGATCACCCAACAGGGTTCGGTGTTCCCGTGGCTCACCGTGAAACAGAATCTGCTGTTCGGCCTGCCCGAGGAAATGCCGAACCGCGACGCGCTGGCCGATGAATACGCCGCGCTCGTGGGCCTCAAGGGTTTCGAGAACAACTATCCGCATGAACTCTCCGGCGGCATGCTGAAGCGCGCGGAGATCGCGCGCGCGCTGGTGGTGAAGCCCGAGATCCTCTACATGGACGAGCCGTTCTCGGCGCTCGACGCGTTGATGAGCCTGCGCATGCAGAACGAACTATTGCGCATCCTCGCGAAGGAAAAACACACCGTCATGCTGATCACGCACGACGTCGAGGAAGCGATTCACGTGGCCGATCGCATCCTGGTGCTGTCGCCGCGGCCGGCGCGCATTCAGGCCTCGTTCGACGTGCCATTCGCGCATCCGCGCAAGCTGTCGAGCCCGCAGGCGCAGGCCCTGCGCGTCGCGATCCTCAAGGAGCTGGGCGTCGAAGAGACGGTCTGA
- a CDS encoding sodium/sugar symporter has product MSLSTLDIAIVAIYAVFIFVLAQWVSREKGQHQKSAQDYFLASRALPWWAIGTSLIAANISAEQIVGMSGSGYVMGMAIASYEWMAALTLIIVGKWILPVFLKNGIYTMPEFLEKRYSPAVRNVMAVFWLALYVFVNLTSILWLGSLAVNAIAGVDLQVAITGLALFALVYALYGGLKAVALTDIVQVSLLVLGGIIITYISLDKVGDGAGVIAGFQTLTTKYPDKFDMILSPDNPHYKDLPGLAVLLGGMWMMNVSYWGFNQYIIQRGLAAKSVNEAQKGIVLAAFLKLIMPAIIVIPGIAALVLVPGLERTDQAYPSLMAMLPTGIKGIVFAALVAAIVASTGSKINSIATIFTMDLYRAARPDTDQKTLVFVGRIVAVVSVVIAIFITKPFLSNFGQGFQYIQNFTGFVTPGICVIFLLGLFWARTTATAAMVSMLATVVLSWVFYKYLPDYPFMNRVGWCFVAGIVIAVVISLMTPKSEAAMRVDIHNVDFSTGTFFNVAALIVVGVLAALYAVWW; this is encoded by the coding sequence ATGTCTCTATCCACTCTCGATATCGCGATCGTCGCGATCTACGCGGTTTTCATCTTCGTGCTCGCGCAATGGGTATCGCGCGAGAAGGGGCAACACCAGAAGAGCGCGCAGGATTACTTCCTCGCTTCGCGCGCGTTGCCCTGGTGGGCGATCGGCACATCGCTGATCGCGGCGAACATCTCGGCCGAACAGATCGTCGGCATGTCCGGCTCCGGCTACGTGATGGGTATGGCGATCGCCTCCTACGAATGGATGGCGGCGCTCACGCTGATCATCGTCGGCAAATGGATCCTGCCGGTGTTCCTCAAGAACGGCATCTACACGATGCCGGAATTCCTCGAGAAACGTTACAGCCCGGCGGTGCGCAACGTCATGGCGGTGTTCTGGCTCGCGCTGTACGTGTTCGTGAACCTCACGTCGATCCTGTGGCTGGGTTCGCTCGCGGTGAATGCGATTGCGGGCGTCGACCTGCAGGTTGCGATCACCGGCCTCGCGTTGTTCGCGCTGGTCTACGCGCTGTACGGCGGCTTGAAGGCGGTGGCGCTGACCGACATCGTGCAGGTGTCGCTGCTGGTGCTCGGCGGCATCATCATCACGTATATCTCGCTCGACAAGGTCGGCGATGGCGCAGGCGTCATCGCGGGTTTCCAGACGCTCACCACGAAGTACCCGGACAAGTTCGACATGATCCTGTCGCCCGACAACCCGCACTACAAGGACCTGCCGGGTCTCGCCGTGTTGTTAGGCGGCATGTGGATGATGAACGTGAGCTACTGGGGCTTCAATCAATACATCATCCAGCGCGGTCTCGCGGCCAAGAGCGTGAACGAGGCGCAGAAGGGCATCGTGCTCGCGGCGTTTCTCAAGTTGATCATGCCGGCAATCATCGTCATCCCCGGGATCGCCGCGCTGGTGCTGGTGCCCGGACTCGAGCGCACCGACCAGGCGTATCCGAGCCTCATGGCCATGCTGCCTACCGGCATCAAGGGCATCGTGTTCGCCGCGCTGGTGGCGGCGATCGTCGCGTCGACGGGCTCCAAGATCAATTCGATCGCGACCATCTTCACGATGGATCTGTATCGCGCCGCGCGGCCCGATACGGACCAGAAGACGCTGGTGTTCGTGGGCCGCATCGTCGCGGTGGTATCGGTGGTCATCGCGATCTTCATCACGAAGCCGTTCCTCAGCAATTTCGGACAGGGCTTCCAGTACATCCAGAACTTCACGGGTTTCGTCACGCCGGGCATCTGCGTGATCTTCCTGCTCGGCCTGTTCTGGGCGCGCACCACGGCAACCGCAGCGATGGTGTCGATGCTCGCGACGGTCGTGTTGTCCTGGGTATTCTACAAATACCTGCCGGACTATCCGTTCATGAACCGCGTGGGCTGGTGCTTCGTCGCCGGCATCGTGATCGCGGTGGTGATCTCGCTGATGACGCCGAAGAGCGAGGCGGCCATGCGTGTCGACATCCACAACGTCGATTTCTCGACCGGCACGTTCTTCAACGTCGCGGCGCTGATCGTGGTGGGTGTGCTCGCCGCGTTGTACGCGGTGTGGTGGTAA
- a CDS encoding 2-dehydro-3-deoxy-6-phosphogalactonate aldolase has translation MPHADTATPIVAILRGLTPDRASSVGSALRGAGIRILEVPLNSPDPYKSIELLAAESGGDCLVGAGTVLSVEQVERTYTAGGRLVVSPNTNPLVIRAALARGMQVMPGFATASEAFAAAEAGAQILKLFPAATYGPKHLRALREVLPAGTKIYPVGGIGAADVGPWLDAGAGGFGFGSELFKPQFTLEEITARAARVVQALAKQPL, from the coding sequence GTGCCACACGCTGACACGGCCACTCCGATCGTCGCGATCCTGCGCGGCCTCACGCCGGATCGCGCCTCGTCCGTCGGCAGCGCGTTGCGAGGTGCCGGCATCCGTATCCTCGAGGTCCCGCTCAATTCTCCGGATCCATACAAGAGCATCGAGCTGCTCGCCGCGGAATCCGGCGGCGACTGCCTGGTGGGCGCCGGCACCGTGCTCAGCGTCGAGCAGGTCGAACGTACCTACACGGCCGGCGGCCGGCTGGTAGTTTCGCCAAACACGAATCCGCTGGTCATCCGTGCCGCGCTGGCGCGCGGCATGCAGGTGATGCCGGGTTTCGCCACCGCGAGCGAAGCGTTTGCCGCGGCGGAGGCGGGTGCGCAGATCCTCAAACTGTTTCCGGCCGCCACGTACGGGCCAAAACATCTGCGTGCGCTGCGCGAAGTGCTACCCGCCGGCACGAAGATCTATCCGGTAGGCGGCATCGGCGCGGCAGATGTCGGGCCCTGGCTCGACGCGGGCGCCGGCGGGTTCGGTTTCGGCTCGGAATTGTTCAAACCTCAGTTCACACTCGAAGAAATAACGGCGCGAGCCGCGCGGGTCGTCCAGGCCCTCGCGAAGCAACCGCTCTGA
- a CDS encoding 2-dehydro-3-deoxygalactonokinase, with protein MAHGAFIAGDWGTSQLRLYLCDAANKVLETRVARGAAAARGEHEIVLDGEIAAWESSTGPLPIVLCGMIGSSIGWVPAPYLPAPADPQGLAAACVSLRAGRVRIVPGVSCRNRLAAPDVMRGEETQILGALVLDPRLRTGQHVFCLPGTHTKWVVVRDGAIVEFLTAPTGEIFDLLSKHSVLVRDGADERPMNDQAFDAALQRVRTQPGTELLHRLFEVRSRRLLSELPAEDAASYMSGLLIGSDVAGAARIFADEMTGNPVYLIAAPGLIRAYSTALRAFGLTRGVIDGGSASIAGLGEIFRLSQPAGAQRATR; from the coding sequence ATGGCGCACGGTGCCTTCATCGCGGGTGACTGGGGCACCAGCCAGTTGCGCCTGTATCTGTGTGATGCCGCCAACAAAGTGCTCGAGACGCGCGTGGCGCGCGGCGCGGCGGCGGCGCGCGGCGAACACGAGATCGTGCTCGACGGCGAGATCGCCGCCTGGGAAAGCTCCACAGGTCCGCTCCCGATCGTGTTGTGCGGCATGATCGGATCGAGCATCGGCTGGGTGCCGGCGCCCTATCTACCTGCGCCAGCCGATCCGCAGGGCCTGGCCGCCGCCTGCGTGAGCCTGCGCGCCGGACGCGTGCGCATCGTGCCGGGAGTGAGCTGCCGCAACCGGCTTGCGGCGCCGGACGTCATGCGCGGTGAAGAAACCCAGATTCTCGGCGCCCTGGTGCTCGACCCGCGCCTGCGTACGGGCCAGCACGTCTTCTGTCTGCCGGGCACTCACACCAAGTGGGTGGTGGTGCGGGACGGCGCCATCGTCGAGTTTCTCACGGCGCCGACCGGCGAGATCTTCGATCTGCTCAGCAAACACAGCGTGCTGGTGCGCGACGGCGCCGATGAGCGCCCGATGAACGACCAGGCCTTCGACGCCGCGTTGCAACGCGTACGCACGCAACCCGGCACTGAACTGCTGCACCGGCTGTTCGAAGTTCGCAGCCGCCGGCTGCTGTCGGAATTGCCGGCGGAAGATGCGGCCAGTTACATGTCGGGACTGCTGATCGGCAGTGACGTCGCCGGCGCGGCGCGCATTTTCGCGGACGAAATGACGGGCAATCCGGTCTATCTGATCGCCGCGCCGGGACTCATCCGTGCGTACTCGACTGCTTTGCGCGCCTTCGGGCTGACTCGCGGCGTCATCGATGGCGGCTCGGCCTCGATCGCGGGCCTCGGTGAAATATTCCGTCTGTCGCAGCCGGCAGGAGCGCAACGTGCCACACGCTGA
- a CDS encoding Gfo/Idh/MocA family oxidoreductase has translation MRRLRVGLLGIGKIARDQHIPVLQSSERFELVACASRNAHVEGVASFTDLPAMLSARPDIDCISICTPPQAHFSAAALALEAGKHVLLEKPPATTTREIALLAAQAARLGPTLFQSWHSRFAAGVAPARDWLRKRTLKRGRIVWKEDVRIWHPGQQWIWEAGGYGVFDPGINALSMLTGILSAEVLVTSARLKFPANKQAPIAADLRMRTEDGVSIEAEFDFRYTGVQTWDIELDTDQGALKLAMGGSKFSIDGAPQEPGDLRGEYARLYDHFFELCEARKSEVDWRPMQLVADAFLIGECEIVEPFID, from the coding sequence ATGCGGCGCCTGCGCGTGGGTCTGCTCGGCATCGGAAAAATCGCGCGGGATCAGCACATCCCGGTTCTGCAGTCGAGTGAGCGCTTCGAATTGGTCGCCTGCGCCAGCCGCAATGCGCACGTCGAGGGCGTCGCGAGCTTCACCGATCTTCCCGCGATGCTGTCTGCGCGCCCGGATATCGACTGCATCAGCATCTGCACGCCGCCCCAGGCGCATTTCTCCGCCGCGGCGCTCGCGCTCGAGGCCGGCAAACACGTGTTGCTCGAGAAACCGCCGGCCACGACGACGCGCGAGATCGCATTGCTCGCCGCACAGGCCGCGCGACTCGGGCCCACTTTGTTTCAGAGCTGGCACTCGCGATTCGCAGCCGGTGTAGCCCCGGCGCGCGACTGGCTGCGCAAACGCACGCTCAAACGCGGCCGCATCGTGTGGAAGGAAGACGTGCGTATCTGGCATCCAGGCCAGCAATGGATCTGGGAAGCCGGTGGCTACGGAGTGTTCGATCCCGGCATCAACGCGTTGTCGATGTTGACCGGGATCCTGTCGGCCGAAGTGCTGGTGACCTCCGCGCGCCTCAAGTTTCCAGCCAACAAACAGGCGCCGATCGCCGCCGATCTGCGAATGCGCACCGAAGATGGCGTCTCCATCGAAGCCGAGTTCGACTTTCGCTACACCGGCGTCCAGACCTGGGACATCGAGCTCGATACCGATCAGGGCGCGCTCAAGCTGGCCATGGGCGGCAGCAAGTTCTCCATCGACGGAGCGCCACAGGAGCCGGGTGATCTGCGCGGCGAATACGCGCGCCTGTACGATCATTTCTTCGAGTTGTGCGAGGCGCGAAAATCCGAAGTGGATTGGCGGCCAATGCAGCTGGTCGCCGATGCCTTCCTGATCGGCGAGTGCGAGATTGTCGAACCATTCATCGACTGA
- a CDS encoding SDR family oxidoreductase, which yields MKIEDLAGKRVLITGASTGIGAAAAVAFAAQGCAVAIHYREHEAEARAVAAQVEARGAKAVVLRADLAARGAPQRLVNEAAQALGGLDILINNAGSLITRRPFADIDDALIDSVFDLNVRAVIHAVRAAIPLLEKSTAPSVINVGSIAGLDGGGPGSAVYASSKAFIHNLTRHLARDLGARGIRVNTVSPGVIATPFHDATPPERMEVMRKAVTLGRVGTPQDCVGAFLFFASASLSGYITGQNMHVNGGMAMP from the coding sequence TTGAAGATCGAAGACCTGGCGGGAAAACGCGTGTTGATCACGGGAGCGAGCACCGGCATCGGCGCGGCCGCCGCGGTTGCGTTCGCGGCGCAAGGATGTGCGGTAGCCATCCACTATCGAGAACACGAAGCCGAGGCACGCGCGGTCGCCGCGCAAGTCGAGGCGCGCGGCGCGAAAGCCGTCGTGTTGCGCGCGGACCTGGCCGCACGCGGCGCGCCGCAGCGGCTGGTGAATGAAGCGGCGCAGGCGTTGGGCGGCCTCGACATCCTCATCAACAACGCCGGCTCGCTCATTACGCGCCGGCCGTTCGCGGACATCGACGACGCATTGATCGACTCGGTATTCGACCTGAACGTGCGCGCGGTGATTCACGCCGTGCGCGCGGCGATCCCGCTGCTGGAAAAGAGCACGGCGCCGTCCGTGATCAACGTGGGCTCGATCGCGGGACTCGACGGCGGTGGCCCGGGTTCGGCGGTCTACGCCTCGAGCAAAGCCTTCATCCACAACCTGACGCGCCATCTGGCGCGCGATCTCGGCGCGCGCGGCATCCGCGTGAACACGGTGTCGCCCGGCGTCATCGCCACGCCATTTCACGATGCGACGCCGCCGGAACGGATGGAAGTCATGCGCAAGGCGGTGACGCTCGGGCGTGTCGGTACGCCGCAGGACTGCGTGGGAGCTTTCCTGTTCTTCGCCTCGGCTTCGCTCAGTGGCTACATCACGGGCCAGAACATGCACGTCAACGGCGGCATGGCGATGCCATGA